One window from the genome of Anguilla rostrata isolate EN2019 chromosome 5, ASM1855537v3, whole genome shotgun sequence encodes:
- the LOC135255607 gene encoding cGMP-inhibited 3',5'-cyclic phosphodiesterase 3B-like isoform X4 yields the protein MRPISACLAGVSGSLLALCFDNYHQPRETSHRIPNEEKVPVIRPRRRSSCVSLGETSTSYYGSGKVPRRPSLPCISREQMILWDWDLKQWYKPQSQGAASGNGVDLSVINEARNLVSDLLSDPSLPPHTSTSLRSVSRLMGTFSGSCRPRPNPFTPFPGFYPCAEADDPAERSERKPPKGMGSRSSLPTPQLRRSSTSSPSEAPSSRWERTSNKRPHPELSATSLGCLSNGPSANLLTIPKQRSSSVSLTYHAGPRRAGTSPGLSPVNSPSHPPPAAGSSLALRSSPVEFPDTADFLTKPSVTLHKPPGCALSSPDVQQQLRCSSLCASCGRATLKGTPCAEVAEGPAPPPAEAELRHTAGEGTEDAADGRDRAGLDGGACPDLEEAEQEQQQLQETEVQSGVETFIISRGKVCFAAKHNHSTSEQDFSLDPLLEEQETLMETLNNWNFQIFDLVERTGGKTGRILSYVTYTLFQDTGLFEIFKIPMREFMAYFCALENGYRDIPYHNRVHATDVLHAVWYLTTQPIPGFQQIHNEHVTGSDTDSDSGISPGRVAYASSKSSSISDDSYGCLTWNVPALELMALYVAAAMHDYDHPGRTNAFLVATNAPQAVLYNDRSVLENHHAASAWSLYLSRPEFNFLSNLDHVEFKRFRFLVIEAILATDLKKHFDFLAEFNSKVNDVDSPGIDWTNENDRLLVCQVCIKLADINGPAKCRELHLKWTEGIVNEFYEQGDEEASLGLPISPFMDRSSPQLAKLQESFITHIVGPLCSSYDAAGLLPGYWMDEEGTEDEAEEEEEEEADNSETDDEELEEELEPGHKKRRKRRRRRLFCNIMHHLTENHKVWKKTIEEEEKSKEPGKPPPQPTPSEAPPLSSASEDIQVIQEEAEEEERP from the exons ATGATTCTGTGGGACTGGGATCTGAAACAGTGGTACAAGCCACAGTCTCAG GGTGCGGCCAGCGGGAACGGGGTGGACCTCTCCGTCATTAACGAGGCGCGGAACCTGGTTTCGGACCTGCTGTCGGACCCCTCGctgcccccccacacctccacctctctgCGCAGCGTGTCCCGCCTGATGGGCACCTTCTCCGGCTcctgccgcccccgccccaaccccttCACCCCCTTCCCCGGGTTTTACCCCTGCGCCGAGGCGGACGACCCCGCCGAGAGGAGCGAGAGGAAGCCGCCCAag ggcaTGGGTAGCAGGAGCAGcctgcccaccccccagctGCGCCGCAgttccacctcctccccctcggAGGCGCCCTCTTCCCGCTGGGAGCGCACCAGCAACAAGAGACCCCACCCTGAACTCAGTGCCACCAG CCTGGGGTGTCTGTCCAATGGACCCAGTGCTAACCTGCTGACCATTCCCAAGCAGAGGTCCTCCTCCGTCAGCCTGACCTACCACGCTGGGCCCAGGAGGGCAG GTACATCCCCCGGCCTGAGTCCCGTAAACTCCCCCTCTcacccgccccccgccgcgGGCTCCTCCCTGGCGCTGCGCTCCTCCCCCGTGGAGTTCCCGGACACGGCCGACTTCCTGACCAAGCCCAGCGTGACCCTGCACAAGCCGCCGGGCTGCGCCCTCAGCTCGCCCGAcgtccagcagcagctgcgcTGTTCCAGCCTGTGCGCCAG CTGTGGGCGAGCGACGCTGAAGGGCACGCCCTGCGCAGAGGTGGCCGAGGGCCCTGCACCGCCCCCTGCAGAGGCGGagctcagacacacag CGGGCGAAGGGACAGAGGACGCGGCAGACGGGCGAGACAGGGCGGGGCTGGACGGAGGGGCGTGTCCAGACCTGGAGGAGGCggaacaggagcagcagcagctgcaggagacaGAGGTGCAGTCAGGAGTAGAAACCTTTATTATTTCCCGTGGGAAAGTTTGTTTCGCAGCCAAACATAATCACAGCACA agcGAGCAGGACTTCTCCTTGGACCCCCTGttggaggagcaggagacccTCATGGAGACGCTCAACAACTGGAACTTCCAGATCTTTGACCTTGTGGAGCGGACCGGAGGGAAAACGGGCAGAATCCTCAGCTAT GTTACGTACACTCTGTTCCAGGACACCGGCCTGTTTGAGATATTTAAAATCCCCATGCGGGAGTTCATGGCATACTTCTGTGCACTTGAGAACGGCTATCGGGATATACCTT ATCACAACCGGGTCCACGCCACGGACGTCCTGCACGCGGTCTGGTACCTGACCACACAGCCCATCCCGGGGTTCCAGCAGATCCACAATGagcatgtgacaggaagtgacacgg ACTCGGACAGCGGGATTTCCCCGGGCAGGGTGGCCTACGCTTCCTCCAAGTCCTCCTCCATCTCAGACGACAGCTATGGCTGCCTGACCTGGAACGTCCCCGCCCTGGAGCTCATGGCCCTGTATGTAGCGGCAGCGATGCACGATTACGACCACCCCGGGCGCACAAACGCCTTCCTCGTGGCTACTAATGCCCCACAG GCGGTGCTGTACAACGACCGCTCGGTGCTGGAGAACCACCACGCAGCCTCCGCCTGGAGCCTGTACCTGTCTCGCCCCGAGTTCAACTTCCTGTCCAACCTGGACCACGTGGAGTTCAAGCGCTTTCGCTTCCTGGTCATCGAGGCCATCCTGGCCACCGACCTGAAGAAGCACTTTGACTTCCTGGCGGAGTTCAATTCGAAG GTAAATGATGTGGACAGTCCAGGAATTGACTGGACTAATGAGAACGACCGGCTGCTGGTCTGCCAAGTGTGCATTAAGCTGGCGGACATCAACGGACCGGCCAAGTGTCGCGAGCTCCACCTCAAATGGACGGAAGGCATTGTCAATGAGTTTTATGAACAG GGTGACGAGGAGGCGAGCCTGGgacttcccatcagccccttcATGGACCGGTCCTCCCCCCAGCTGGCCAAGCTGCAGGAGTCCTTCATCACCCACATCGTGGGGCCGCTGTGCAGCTCGTACGACGCCGCCGGCCTGCTGCCTGGATACTGGATGGATGAGGAGGGAACGGAGGACGAagcggaggaggaagaggaggaggaagcagacAACTCAGAAACGGATGATGAGGAGTTGGAAGAGGAGCTTGAACCAGGCCATAAAA AAAGGAGAAAACGACGACGGCGGCGGCTTTTCTGCAACATCATGCATCACCTGACAGAGAACCACAAGGTTTGGAAAAAGACCAtcgaggaagaggagaagagcaaAGAGCCCGGCAAACCGCCACCCCAGCCGACGCCctccgaggccccgcccctgtccTCCGCCTCCGAGGACATACAGGTGATtcaggaggaggcggaggaggaagagaggccGTAG